The following are encoded together in the Triticum dicoccoides isolate Atlit2015 ecotype Zavitan chromosome 6B, WEW_v2.0, whole genome shotgun sequence genome:
- the LOC119323434 gene encoding protein TsetseEP-like, with protein MTMRKRPSSSLLVAPLLFMLLPAFALAAGRHNLITRDPQYGPQVNPNLEPLPGKQPDPNPQPLPDPQPLPEPRPDPKPQPLPEPKPHTNPQPLPEPQPDPNTQPLPGPHPDLNPQPLSGQNLQRLMNPQPNPNSRPLPDPRPNPNPRPLPGPQPDPNPQPLPDPNPKPLPNPQPNPNPQPLPGPQPNPNPQPLPDPNPKPLPGPQPDPNPEPLPDPNPQPLPGPLPDPNAQPKPPLRTQAEKGNGEANVQEEPLA; from the exons ATGACGATGAGGAAGCGCCCCTCGTCCTCTCTTCTCGTAGCACCGCTGCTGTTTATGCTTCTTCCAGCGTTTGCTCTTGCTGCGGGGAGGCACAACCTGATCACTAGAGACCCTCAGTACGGCCCACAGGTAAACCCAAATCTAGAACCACTTCCAGGAAAACAGCCAGATCCAAACCCTCAACCACTACCAGACCCACAACCATTGCCAGAACCACGACCAGACCCAAAGCCGCAACCGCTACCCGAGCCTAAACCTCATACAAACCCACAACCACTGCCAGAGCCACAACCTGATCCAAACACTCAACCATTACCAGGACCACACCCTGACCTGAATCCACAACCATTGTCGGGCCAAAACCTGCAACGGTTGATGAACCCACAACCTAACCCAAACTCGCGGCCACTACCAGATCCACGGCCAAACCCAAACCCTCGGCCATTACCAGGACCGCAGCCTGATCCAA ACCCACAACCATTACCAGACCCAAACCCGAAACCATTGCCAAACCCACAGCCAAACCCAAACCCTCAGCCATTACCAGGACCACAACCTAATCCAAACCCACAACCATTACCAGACCCAAACCCAAAGCCATTACCTGGACCGCAACCTGATCCAAACCCAGAACCATTACCAGACCCAAATCCACAACCACTGCCAGGCCCACTACCTGACCCAAATGCACAACCAAAACCACCACTTAGGACACAAGCAGAAAAAGGAAATGGGGAAGCAAACGTCCAAGAGGAACCCTTGGCATGA